Proteins from one Alkalinema sp. FACHB-956 genomic window:
- a CDS encoding FAD-dependent oxidoreductase: protein MHRRNFLTLFGFSLLGSVSNACREDLQQPTAPTAPSQQKQIIVIGAGLAGLAAAQELHKQGHNVIVIEARDRIGGRIWTSSHWPDIPLDFGATWIHGTQGNPLTDLATQIKAQRLTTRYTQSITYNTSGNPLSNAQEARLDSWRQQVLRSLKKAQNQDPDTSIRQAIAPLIAPFDPSSESYRFINFILSSEIEQEYAGSAEHLSAQWYDSGQDFGGEDDLFVQGFHVIPEFLAQGLSIQLGQVVQEIQWQQSPLRVITQKTEFLADQIVVTLPLGVLQAGTVRFTPALPQNKQTAIAKLGMGVLNKCYLRFPQVFWPADVDWLEHIAAQHGEWTEWVSFQRVANLPILLGFNAADRGKAIEAWSDEQIVASAMQTLRTLYGASIPAPMDYQITRWATDPFALGSYSYNPVGAVPRMRQTLAAPLGKSVFFAGEASHSDYFGTAHGAYLSGLRAAREILKTA, encoded by the coding sequence ATGCATCGACGAAATTTCCTGACACTATTTGGGTTTTCGCTGCTCGGATCGGTCAGTAACGCCTGTCGCGAAGACCTGCAACAACCTACCGCCCCTACCGCCCCATCCCAACAGAAACAAATTATCGTTATTGGGGCTGGCTTAGCAGGATTAGCCGCCGCCCAGGAATTGCACAAACAAGGCCATAACGTCATCGTCATCGAAGCCCGCGATCGCATTGGGGGACGCATTTGGACCAGTTCCCATTGGCCCGATATCCCCCTGGATTTCGGTGCCACCTGGATTCATGGAACCCAAGGCAATCCCCTCACGGATTTAGCCACCCAAATCAAGGCTCAACGACTCACAACCCGCTACACCCAATCCATCACCTACAACACCTCCGGAAACCCCCTCTCCAACGCCCAAGAAGCCCGCCTAGACAGCTGGAGACAGCAAGTCCTGCGATCGTTAAAGAAAGCGCAAAACCAGGATCCCGATACCTCCATTCGCCAAGCGATCGCCCCCTTGATCGCCCCCTTTGACCCATCCTCAGAATCCTACCGCTTCATCAACTTTATTCTGAGTAGCGAGATTGAGCAGGAGTACGCCGGAAGCGCAGAACACCTCTCCGCACAATGGTATGACAGTGGCCAGGACTTTGGAGGCGAGGATGACCTCTTCGTACAGGGATTTCACGTCATTCCCGAATTCCTAGCCCAAGGATTATCCATTCAACTGGGGCAAGTTGTCCAAGAAATTCAATGGCAGCAATCGCCCCTGCGCGTGATTACTCAAAAGACCGAATTCCTCGCCGACCAAATCGTCGTTACACTGCCCCTAGGCGTCTTGCAAGCTGGCACGGTACGCTTCACCCCAGCCCTCCCCCAGAACAAACAAACTGCGATCGCGAAACTAGGCATGGGCGTCCTGAACAAATGCTATCTACGTTTTCCGCAGGTATTTTGGCCCGCTGATGTGGATTGGTTAGAACATATTGCAGCCCAGCATGGGGAGTGGACAGAGTGGGTCAGCTTCCAGCGAGTCGCCAATCTGCCCATCCTGCTAGGATTTAACGCAGCCGATCGGGGCAAAGCAATCGAAGCCTGGTCAGATGAACAAATTGTTGCCAGTGCCATGCAAACCTTAAGAACCCTCTACGGAGCCAGCATTCCTGCCCCCATGGACTATCAAATCACCCGTTGGGCAACTGATCCCTTTGCGTTAGGCTCCTATTCCTATAATCCCGTGGGTGCAGTACCCCGGATGCGCCAAACGCTGGCAGCCCCCCTAGGCAAGTCCGTATTTTTCGCGGGTGAAGCCTCTCACTCAGACTATTTCGGCACAGCCCACGGTGCCTATTTATCTGGCTTGCGGGCCGCCCGAGAGATTCTAAAGACCGCGTAA
- a CDS encoding SDR family oxidoreductase: MANTILVTGASSGIGKATVLLFQQRGWNVVATARSLDKTADLAALPNVLCLPLDVTDRQSIRASVEQAIAKFGTLNALVNNAGFGLVGAFEACSEEEIRQQFETNVFGLMAVTRAILPHFRETRQGTIVNIASIGGRIAFPLYSLYNSTKWAVEGFSEALQYELRPFNIKVKIIEPGPIKTDFYGRSMNRAKKADLTVYDAYAEKVLPKIDQNGEFGSPPEVTAEAIYRAVTDGRWRLRYPGGGNASFLLTLRKLLPDGLWTQVMRSLEK; encoded by the coding sequence ATGGCGAATACGATTTTAGTGACTGGGGCGTCTTCTGGGATTGGTAAAGCAACGGTTTTGTTATTCCAACAACGGGGTTGGAATGTGGTTGCTACGGCACGATCGCTGGATAAAACAGCAGATCTTGCAGCATTACCCAATGTATTGTGTCTACCGTTGGATGTAACGGATCGGCAATCGATTCGGGCTTCGGTTGAGCAGGCGATCGCGAAGTTTGGTACTCTGAATGCCTTGGTGAATAATGCAGGCTTTGGTTTGGTGGGGGCCTTTGAAGCGTGCTCTGAGGAAGAAATTCGGCAGCAGTTTGAGACGAATGTGTTTGGCCTCATGGCGGTGACGCGCGCCATCCTGCCCCACTTCCGGGAAACGCGCCAAGGCACGATCGTCAATATTGCCTCGATCGGGGGTCGAATTGCCTTTCCGCTGTACAGTCTCTACAACAGTACGAAGTGGGCAGTGGAAGGATTTTCGGAAGCGTTGCAGTACGAATTGCGGCCCTTTAATATCAAGGTCAAAATTATAGAACCGGGGCCGATTAAGACGGATTTTTACGGTCGATCGATGAATCGGGCTAAGAAGGCGGATTTAACGGTTTACGATGCCTATGCTGAAAAGGTGCTGCCGAAAATTGATCAGAATGGCGAATTCGGCAGTCCGCCCGAGGTGACGGCAGAGGCGATTTATCGTGCGGTGACGGATGGGCGTTGGCGGCTGCGCTATCCCGGTGGGGGCAATGCAAGTTTCCTCTTGACTCTCCGCAAACTGTTGCCCGATGGCCTTTGGACACAGGTGATGCGATCGCTGGAAAAATAG
- a CDS encoding DnaJ C-terminal domain-containing protein, whose protein sequence is MAAAGFKDYYSVLGVTKGASADDIKKAFRQLARKYHPDVNPGDKAAEERFKEVNEAYEVLSDADKRKKYDQFGQYWNKVGTGAPGGYGGGYSNANVDFEDFEFGRFNNFEEFINDLLGRMGSGSPGGYGTGRSADPFGGGFRQPGGAGSYSSSYSSPPAGGANLDTEAKLTLTFAEAFNGVQKRLSVGNEVITVNIPAGAKPGSKIRVRGKGNFSPHYTSQRGDLYLIVELVAHPFFQLDGEQLSCEVPIAPDEAVLGTQIEVPTPDGLVTVNVPAGIRSGQTLRLRGKGWKDPKGNRGDQMVKVVITAPKEISAIEREAYEKIRANRSSDPRVGLKGVHL, encoded by the coding sequence GGGCGTGACCAAAGGGGCGAGTGCTGACGACATCAAGAAGGCATTTCGTCAATTGGCGCGGAAGTATCACCCCGATGTGAATCCTGGTGACAAGGCTGCGGAAGAGCGCTTCAAGGAAGTCAACGAAGCCTACGAAGTCCTGTCCGATGCAGATAAGCGCAAGAAGTACGATCAATTCGGTCAGTATTGGAACAAAGTGGGGACGGGTGCGCCCGGTGGCTATGGTGGCGGCTATAGCAATGCCAATGTGGATTTCGAGGACTTTGAGTTTGGTCGCTTTAATAACTTTGAAGAATTTATCAATGACCTCCTAGGGCGCATGGGTAGTGGCAGTCCGGGGGGCTATGGCACGGGCCGATCTGCGGATCCCTTTGGGGGCGGATTTCGGCAACCGGGTGGGGCGGGTAGTTACAGCAGCAGCTACAGCAGTCCGCCAGCGGGGGGCGCGAATCTGGATACGGAGGCCAAGTTAACGCTGACGTTTGCTGAGGCGTTTAATGGGGTGCAAAAGCGCCTGAGTGTGGGCAATGAAGTGATTACGGTGAATATTCCCGCTGGGGCGAAACCGGGGAGCAAGATTCGGGTGCGGGGGAAGGGCAATTTTAGTCCCCATTACACGAGTCAGCGGGGCGATTTGTATTTGATTGTGGAGTTGGTTGCCCATCCGTTTTTCCAGTTGGATGGGGAGCAGTTGTCCTGTGAGGTGCCGATCGCGCCGGATGAGGCGGTGTTGGGGACGCAGATTGAGGTGCCGACGCCGGATGGTTTGGTGACGGTGAATGTGCCAGCGGGGATTCGATCGGGGCAGACGTTGCGGTTGCGGGGGAAGGGTTGGAAGGATCCCAAAGGCAATCGGGGTGATCAGATGGTGAAGGTGGTAATTACTGCGCCGAAGGAGATTAGTGCGATCGAACGGGAAGCCTATGAAAAGATTCGGGCGAACCGGAGTAGTGATCCTCGGGTGGGTCTGAAGGGGGTGCATCTGTAG
- a CDS encoding tetratricopeptide repeat protein has product MHPVFTAILTFVLVVLVAAIFPGSIPFLVLVILATVWYLFVKQSEHVAWVKAEMFSTLDRGVTHAEQGNYQKALEDFNFVLSKAPRILSKFPHTAEAYFNRASVHYLLGNYSNAVEDNSEAIRLKAEFVGAYINRGAAYADQGDHQEALKDYERAIELDPDSPIAYYNWGNTCKVLGDYENAIKHYSHAIRLRSSYIDAYNARGSTYEKLRNYEQAIEDYNQVIQLTLGNTGYFPGLSRSKLENIDSFKKRGTARFYKGDYTGAIEDYTQVIQLMPEDAYAYSYRGIIRGYLGDNQGALEDFAQVTSLRPSANAYYNQALVQHLLNMNHEAISSLNEALNLDVNLVPAYYCRGNIHYDLNNQKGALEDFQQAIALEANQSGEIDTNDEHGFYQRGLARYRMGDREGAIADLEQAAQICQKLRDSIFHQKVIQSLAEIQSQVES; this is encoded by the coding sequence ATGCATCCTGTTTTTACAGCAATACTGACATTTGTCTTAGTAGTTTTAGTGGCAGCTATCTTTCCTGGTAGCATTCCGTTTTTAGTTTTAGTCATTCTTGCAACAGTGTGGTATTTGTTTGTTAAACAGTCTGAACATGTGGCTTGGGTAAAAGCGGAAATGTTCAGCACCCTTGATCGAGGGGTCACTCACGCTGAGCAGGGCAACTATCAGAAAGCGCTCGAAGATTTTAACTTTGTATTGAGCAAGGCACCTCGAATATTGAGCAAATTTCCCCATACTGCCGAGGCGTACTTTAATCGAGCCAGTGTCCATTACCTTTTAGGTAATTATTCCAATGCTGTAGAGGATAACAGTGAAGCTATCCGCTTGAAGGCCGAGTTCGTAGGTGCATATATCAATCGAGGCGCAGCATATGCCGATCAGGGCGATCATCAAGAGGCACTTAAAGACTATGAACGCGCAATTGAACTAGATCCTGATTCACCAATTGCTTATTACAACTGGGGTAATACATGTAAAGTGTTAGGTGATTATGAGAATGCAATTAAGCACTATAGTCATGCTATTCGCCTTAGATCCAGTTATATAGATGCTTACAACGCTCGGGGTTCTACTTATGAAAAGCTGAGGAACTATGAACAAGCAATTGAAGATTACAACCAGGTCATTCAACTCACGCTAGGTAATACAGGATACTTCCCAGGACTCTCTCGTTCAAAGCTAGAAAACATAGACAGTTTCAAAAAACGAGGTACTGCCCGCTTCTATAAGGGGGATTATACAGGCGCAATTGAAGATTACACGCAAGTTATTCAACTCATGCCAGAGGATGCATATGCTTATAGCTATCGCGGTATAATTCGTGGCTATCTGGGTGACAACCAAGGAGCATTAGAAGATTTTGCCCAAGTCACTAGCTTGCGACCTTCTGCCAACGCTTACTACAATCAGGCGCTTGTCCAGCACCTATTAAATATGAATCATGAGGCAATCTCTAGCCTAAACGAAGCCCTGAATCTTGATGTAAATCTCGTGCCAGCCTACTATTGTCGGGGTAATATTCACTACGACTTGAATAATCAGAAAGGCGCGCTGGAAGACTTCCAACAAGCAATAGCACTTGAGGCGAATCAGAGTGGCGAAATTGATACCAATGATGAGCATGGTTTCTATCAAAGGGGCTTAGCACGATATCGTATGGGAGATCGAGAAGGAGCAATAGCCGACCTAGAACAAGCTGCACAAATCTGTCAAAAACTTCGAGACTCCATATTCCATCAAAAGGTAATACAATCCTTGGCAGAAATTCAGTCTCAGGTTGAGTCTTGA
- a CDS encoding amino acid transporter, with the protein MKSEDVLQIVTWLERAGISVWLDGGWGVDALVGQQTRSHSDLDLVVRLEDANHIEQTLAIYHFAVMLNELPTRFVMKDDNGRSVDFHTVQQGSSGQFIQVLQDGTPFYYPQNSLAGQGMIDGNVISCITPETQMLCHTGYKPQAKDIHDIQLLQQYFNLPLPEEYVGVMTDSE; encoded by the coding sequence ATGAAATCAGAAGATGTGTTGCAGATTGTGACCTGGTTAGAGCGGGCAGGGATTTCTGTATGGTTAGATGGCGGTTGGGGGGTCGATGCCCTAGTCGGTCAACAAACACGATCGCACAGTGATCTCGATCTCGTAGTGAGGTTGGAGGATGCAAACCATATTGAGCAGACCCTCGCTATTTATCACTTTGCTGTCATGTTGAACGAGTTGCCGACGCGGTTTGTGATGAAAGATGATAATGGTCGTAGTGTTGACTTTCATACCGTACAACAGGGTAGTAGCGGGCAGTTCATTCAAGTCCTGCAAGATGGTACGCCTTTTTACTATCCACAAAATAGTTTGGCTGGACAGGGTATGATCGACGGCAATGTGATTTCTTGCATCACCCCTGAAACTCAGATGCTATGTCATACCGGATACAAGCCCCAAGCAAAAGATATTCATGACATTCAATTATTGCAGCAATACTTCAATCTTCCACTTCCAGAAGAGTATGTTGGTGTTATGACAGACTCCGAGTAG
- a CDS encoding integron integrase produces the protein MTDSPKLFDRIHETFRLKHLSPRTEKSYLYYIKDFLRFHHLRHPRDLGVDDIRQYLSYLAVEKQVAASTQNIALSALLFLYQQVLTIELPYIDHIERAKQPDRLPVVFTQDEVRQILAELEGLPHLVVSLLYGSGMRLGECVRLRVKDLDFTYQQITIRDAKGYKHRVTMLPQKLIPALQQQLLTARQIHQQDLAEGFGAVELPDALARKYTNAPRSWNWQYVFPARNRSCDPRSGVIRRHHLLEDVIQKAVRYAIRRAKITKHGSCHTFRHSFATHLLQNGYDIRTVQELLGHKDVKTTMIYTHVLNRGGRGVRSPLDN, from the coding sequence ATGACTGATTCCCCCAAATTATTCGATCGGATCCATGAAACCTTCCGACTCAAACACCTCAGCCCCAGAACGGAAAAGTCCTATCTCTACTACATCAAAGACTTTCTGCGGTTCCACCACCTGAGGCACCCACGCGACTTGGGGGTCGATGACATTCGGCAGTATCTCTCCTACTTGGCAGTGGAAAAGCAGGTTGCTGCATCTACCCAAAATATTGCCCTGAGTGCTTTGTTATTTTTGTACCAGCAGGTTTTGACGATCGAGCTGCCCTACATCGATCATATTGAACGAGCCAAGCAACCCGATCGACTGCCTGTGGTCTTTACCCAAGACGAGGTGCGGCAGATTCTGGCTGAGCTAGAAGGCTTGCCCCATCTCGTTGTTAGTCTGTTATATGGTTCGGGAATGCGGCTCGGTGAATGTGTCCGACTCCGGGTGAAAGACCTGGACTTCACCTACCAGCAAATTACGATTCGCGATGCCAAAGGGTATAAACATCGTGTCACAATGCTTCCCCAAAAGCTGATCCCAGCCCTGCAACAACAATTGCTGACCGCTCGACAGATTCATCAGCAGGATTTAGCGGAAGGGTTTGGTGCAGTTGAACTTCCCGATGCCCTAGCCAGAAAATACACCAATGCACCCCGATCGTGGAACTGGCAATATGTCTTTCCCGCTCGGAATCGATCGTGTGATCCGCGATCAGGTGTCATTCGTCGGCATCATTTACTTGAAGACGTGATCCAAAAAGCAGTACGCTACGCGATCCGCCGTGCCAAAATCACAAAACACGGCAGTTGTCACACCTTCCGCCATTCCTTTGCCACCCACCTCCTACAAAATGGCTACGACATCCGCACAGTGCAAGAACTGTTAGGCCATAAGGATGTGAAAACGACGATGATCTATACCCATGTGCTGAATCGGGGTGGCCGAGGTGTCCGCAGTCCATTAGATAACTAA